A genomic region of Trichothermofontia sichuanensis B231 contains the following coding sequences:
- a CDS encoding protein kinase domain-containing protein, producing MLTPKSQKNQFFCLLMELAEGSLEQRLDWMRRNFNRDEARRLLTDLTAGLLYLHSSDPQRVHWDLTPANIFGVGDRWKIGDFGLTRLIQSQQG from the coding sequence CTGCTTACCCCAAAATCCCAGAAGAACCAATTTTTCTGTTTATTGATGGAGTTGGCAGAGGGTAGTCTAGAGCAACGGTTAGACTGGATGCGGCGTAATTTTAATCGAGATGAAGCTCGTCGCCTGTTAACAGATCTAACGGCGGGTCTCCTATATTTGCACAGTTCTGACCCACAACGGGTACACTGGGATCTGACGCCGGCAAATATTTTTGGGGTGGGCGATCGCTGGAAGATTGGTGATTTTGGCCTCACACGTTTGATCCAGTCGCAACAAGGCTAG
- a CDS encoding transposase, with product MAKYNPEKHHRRSIHLKGYDYTQPGSYFITICTWQRHCLFGEITHGQMQLNRYGGIVQKHWQNLIRHHQYMELGEFVIMPNHIHGILILKDVSEERKSLDIESTLVKLEKSPKKTRNTRNYSGL from the coding sequence ATGGCAAAATATAATCCGGAAAAACATCATCGTCGATCGATTCATCTAAAAGGATACGATTATACGCAACCTGGATCTTACTTTATTACCATTTGTACCTGGCAACGTCACTGTCTGTTTGGCGAAATTACCCACGGCCAAATGCAATTAAATCGTTACGGCGGAATTGTTCAAAAGCATTGGCAAAATCTTATTCGTCATCATCAATATATGGAATTAGGTGAATTTGTCATTATGCCTAATCATATACACGGCATTCTTATATTAAAAGATGTATCTGAAGAAAGAAAATCTTTAGACATTGAATCCACACTTGTAAAATTAGAGAAGTCTCCTAAAAAAACACGGAATACCAGAAATTATTCGGGGCTTTAA
- a CDS encoding formylglycine-generating enzyme family protein yields the protein MGDYGWYRGNSNGKTQPVGQKQPNAFGLYDMHGNVWEWCEDVWHENYQGAPTDGSAWVTGGDTSSRAVRGGSWNGNADNFASGNRGNWGAGVRDDDQGFRVVLFV from the coding sequence TTGGGAGATTACGGTTGGTATCGCGGTAATTCCAATGGTAAAACTCAACCCGTTGGCCAGAAACAGCCGAATGCGTTTGGGCTATACGATATGCACGGTAATGTTTGGGAGTGGTGTGAGGATGTTTGGCATGAGAATTACCAGGGCGCACCGACGGATGGCAGTGCTTGGGTGACCGGAGGTGATACAAGTAGCCGCGCCGTTCGTGGCGGCTCCTGGAACGGCAATGCCGACAATTTTGCTTCCGGCAACCGCGGCAACTGGGGCGCAGGCGTCAGGGACGACGACCAAGGATTCCGCGTTGTCTTGTTCGTCTGA
- a CDS encoding ribonuclease toxin HepT-like protein, whose product MTEYLTLSAVIRQKLAELSQIVDRINAIRQRIETTEEDEFYLDAIALNLHGFYTCLEQIFEAIARTIGEGMPTGSHWHQALLLQMSVAVPTVRPAVISQASRQRLDTYRGFRHVVRNVYTFNLEAARVLALAMDLTLCYDQVVADLDQFCQFLDRMGQEPEE is encoded by the coding sequence ATGACGGAATATCTCACCCTAAGTGCAGTGATTCGCCAAAAGCTGGCGGAGTTAAGCCAAATTGTCGATCGCATTAATGCTATTCGGCAACGCATTGAAACCACAGAAGAGGATGAGTTTTATCTGGATGCGATTGCCCTGAATTTACATGGGTTTTATACCTGTCTGGAGCAGATTTTTGAAGCGATCGCCCGCACGATCGGTGAGGGAATGCCAACGGGAAGCCATTGGCATCAAGCGTTATTGTTACAAATGTCGGTAGCGGTGCCCACCGTACGCCCAGCGGTGATTAGTCAAGCCAGTCGACAGCGGTTGGATACCTATCGCGGCTTTCGGCATGTGGTCCGCAATGTGTATACGTTTAATTTGGAAGCAGCACGGGTTCTGGCTTTGGCGATGGATCTGACGCTTTGTTATGACCAGGTTGTGGCAGATCTCGACCAGTTTTGTCAATTTCTCGATCGCATGGGTCAAGAACCGGAGGAATAG